A section of the Cololabis saira isolate AMF1-May2022 chromosome 6, fColSai1.1, whole genome shotgun sequence genome encodes:
- the LOC133445571 gene encoding ribosyldihydronicotinamide dehydrogenase [quinone]-like, translated as MAKKVLIVYAHQSSASFNAAAKTAAVEVLTAQGCTVEVSDLYAMNFKATTTAEDIKGDVKNAENFRYLEETRLAWEEGRLSEDITKEQSKLTDADLVIFQFPMYWFSVPAIMKGWIDRVLTSGFAFSKEKRYSQGVFKDKKAMLSFTTGSLESMFSSTGINGDMNVTLWPLQNGILHYCGFQVVAPQVFWAPSCATPEARSCMLEGWRTRLQGLLEEKPLSFIALDCFDDKAFQLKPDVHKEHDGKEFGLTVGIHLGKPLPPHSQMKAGC; from the exons ATGG CAAAGAAAGTGTTGATCGTTTACGCTCATCAGAGCTCTGCTTCATTCAATGCTGCAGCTAAAACTGCTGCTGTGGAGGTCTTGACTGCTCAGGGCTGCACAGTAGAGGTATCTGACCTGTATGCCATGAACTTTAAAGCCACTACTACTGCAGAGGACATCAAAG GTGATGTGAAGAATGCTGAAAACTTCCGTTATCTGGAGGAAACCAGACTGGCGTGGGAAGAAGGAAGGCTCTCTGAGGACATCACTAAGGAGCAATCTAAGCTCACTGATGCAGACCTTGTTATCTTTCAG TTCCCCATGTACTGGTTCAGTGTTCCTGCAATCATGAAGGGCTGGATTGATCGTGTGCTCACAAGCGGCTTTGCTTTTTCAAAAGAGAAGCGCTACAGCCAGGGAGTCTTCAAG GACAAGAAGGCCATGTTGTCCTTCACCACTGGGTCTCTTGAATCCATGTTCAGCTCAACTGGGATTAATGGAGACATGAATGTCACACTCTGGCCACTACAG AATGGGATCCTGCACTACTGTGGCTTCCAGGTTGTGGCCCCTCAGGTCTTCTGGGCTCCTTCTTGTGCTACTCCTGAAGCCCGCAGCTGCATGCTGGAGGGCTGGCGCACACGGCTGCAAGGTCTCCTGGAGGAGAAGCCTCTATCCTTCATTGCCTTGGACTGCTTTGATGACAAGGCTTTCCAGCTGAAGCCTGATGTGCACAAGGAGCATGACGGCAAGGAGTTTGGGCTGACGGTGGGCATCCACCTGGGCAAACCACTCCCACCCCACAGCCAGATGAAAGCAGGGTGCTGA
- the LOC133445570 gene encoding ribosyldihydronicotinamide dehydrogenase [quinone]-like translates to MAKKVLIVYAHQSSASFNAAAKTAAVEVLTAQGCTVEVSDLYAMNFKATATAEDIKGDVKNAENFRYLEETRLAYEEGKLSDDITKEQSKLTEADLIILQFPMYWFSVPAIMKGWIDRVLTSGFAFSKEKRYSQGVFKDKKAMLSFTTGSLESMFSSTGINGDMNVTLWPLQNGILHYCGFQVVAPQVFWAPSCATPEARSCMLEGWRTRLQGLLEEKPLSVISLDCFDDKSFQLKPDVHKEHDGKEFGLTVGIHLGKPLPPHSQMKAGC, encoded by the exons ATGG CAAAGAAAGTGTTGATCGTGTACGCTCATCAGAGCTCTGCTTCATTCAATGCTGCAGCTAAAACTGCTGCTGTGGAGGTCTTGACTGCTCAGGGCTGCACAGTAGAGGTATCTGACCTGTATGCCATGAATTTTAAAGCCACTGCTACTGCAGAGGACATCAAAG GAGATGTGAAGAATGCTGAAAACTTCCGTTATCTGGAGGAGACCAGACTGGCATATGAGGAAGGGAAGCTGTCAGATGACATCACTAAGGAGCAATCTAAACTGACTGAGGCAGACCTTATTATCTTGCAG TTCCCCATGTACTGGTTCAGTGTTCCTGCAATCATGAAGGGCTGGATTGATCGTGTGCTCACAAGCGGCTTTGCTTTTTCAAAAGAGAAGCGCTACAGCCAGGGAGTCTTCAAG GACAAGAAGGCCATGTTGTCCTTCACCACTGGGTCTCTTGAATCCATGTTCAGCTCAACTGGGATTAATGGAGACATGAACGTCACACTCTGGCCACTACAG AATGGGATCCTGCACTACTGTGGCTTCCAGGTTGTGGCCCCTCAGGTCTTCTGGGCTCCTTCTTGTGCTACTCCTGAAGCCCGCAGCTGCATGCTGGAGGGCTGGCGCACACGGCTGCAAGGTCTCCTGGAGGAGAAGCCTCTGTCCGTCATCTCCTTGGACTGCTTTGATGACAAGTCTTTCCAGCTGAAGCCTGATGTACACAAGGAGCATGACGGCAAGGAGTTTGGGCTGACGGTGGGCATCCACCTGGGCAAACCACTCCCACCCCACAGCCAGATGAAAGCAGGGTGCTGA
- the LOC133445573 gene encoding ribosyldihydronicotinamide dehydrogenase [quinone]-like, producing the protein MAKKVLIVYAHQSSASFSAAAKDTAVEVLTAQGCTVEVSDLYAMNFKATTTAEDIKGDVKNAENFRYLEETRLAFEEGKLSDDITKEQSKLTEADLVIFQFPMYWFSVPAIMKGWIDRVLTSGFAFSKEKRYSQGVFKDKKAMLSFTTGSLESMFSSTGINGDMNVTLWPLQNGILHYCGFQVVAPQVFWAPSCATPEARSCMLEGWRTRLQGLLEEKPLSFISLDCFDDKSFQLKPDVHKEHDGKEFGLTVGIHLGKPLPPHSQMKAGC; encoded by the exons ATGG CAAAGAAAGTGTTGATCGTGTACGCTCATCAGAGCTCTGCTTCATTCAGTGCTGCAGCTAAAGATACAGCTGTGGAGGTCTTGACTGCTCAGGGCTGCACAGTAGAGGTATCTGATCTGTATGCCATGAATTTTAaagctactactactgcagAGGACATCAAAG GAGATGTGAAGAATGCTGAAAACTTCCGTTATCTGGAGGAGACCAGACTGGCATTTGAGGAAGGGAAGCTGTCAGATGACATCACTAAGGAGCAATCGAAACTGACGGAGGCAGACCTTGTTATCTTCCAG TTCCCCATGTACTGGTTCAGTGTTCCTGCAATCATGAAGGGCTGGATTGATCGTGTGCTCACAAGCGGCTTTGCTTTTTCAAAAGAGAAGCGTTACAGCCAGGGAGTGTTCAAG GACAAGAAGGCCATGTTGTCCTTCACCACTGGGTCTCTTGAATCCATGTTCAGCTCTACTGGGATTAATGGAGACATGAACGTCACACTCTGGCCACTACAG AATGGGATCCTGCACTACTGTGGCTTCCAGGTTGTGGCCCCTCAGGTCTTCTGGGCTCCTTCTTGTGCTACTCCTGAAGCCCGCAGCTGCATGCTGGAGGGCTGGCGCACACGGCTGCAAGGTCTCCTGGAGGAGAAGCCTCTGTCCTTCATTTCCTTGGACTGCTTTGATGACAAGTCTTTCCAGCTGAAGCCTGATGTGCACAAGGAGCATGACGGCAAGGAGTTTGGGCTGACGGTGGGCATCCACCTGGGCAAACCACTCCCACCCCACAGCCAGATGAAAGCAGGGTGCTGA
- the LOC133445572 gene encoding ribosyldihydronicotinamide dehydrogenase [quinone]-like, with amino-acid sequence MAKKVLIVYAHQSSASFNAAAKTAAVEVLTAQGCTVEVSDLYAMNFKATTTAEDIKGDVKNAENFRYLEETRLAWEEGRLSEDITKEQSKLTDADLVIFQFPMYWFSVPAIMKGWIDRVLTSGFAFSKEKRYSQGVFKDKKAMLSFTTGSLESMFSSTGINGDMNVTLWPLQNGILHYCGFQVVAPQVFWAPSCATPEARSCMLEGWRTRLQGLLEEKPLSFISLDCFDDKSFQLKPDVHKEHDGKEFGLTVGIHLGKPLPPHSQMKAGC; translated from the exons ATGG CAAAGAAAGTGTTGATCGTGTACGCTCATCAGAGCTCTGCTTCATTCAATGCTGCAGCTAAAACTGCTGCTGTGGAGGTCTTGACTGCTCAGGGCTGCACAGTAGAGGTATCTGACCTGTATGCCATGAACTTTAAAGCCACTACTACTGCAGAGGACATCAAAG GTGATGTGAAGAATGCTGAAAACTTCCGTTATCTGGAGGAAACCAGACTGGCGTGGGAAGAAGGAAGGCTCTCTGAGGACATCACTAAGGAGCAATCTAAGCTCACTGATGCAGACCTTGTTATCTTTCAG TTCCCCATGTACTGGTTCAGTGTTCCTGCAATCATGAAGGGCTGGATTGATCGTGTGCTCACAAGCGGCTTTGCTTTTTCAAAAGAGAAGCGCTACAGCCAGGGAGTCTTCAAG GACAAGAAGGCCATGTTGTCCTTCACCACTGGGTCTCTTGAATCCATGTTCAGCTCAACTGGGATTAATGGAGACATGAACGTCACACTCTGGCCACTACAG AATGGGATCCTGCACTACTGTGGCTTCCAGGTTGTGGCCCCTCAGGTCTTCTGGGCTCCTTCTTGTGCTACTCCTGAAGCCCGCAGCTGCATGCTGGAGGGCTGGCGCACACGGCTGCAAGGTCTCCTGGAGGAGAAGCCTCTGTCCTTCATCTCCTTGGACTGCTTTGATGACAAGTCTTTCCAGCTGAAGCCTGATGTGCACAAGGAGCATGACGGCAAGGAGTTTGGGCTGACGGTGGGAATCCACCTGGGCAAACCACTCCCACCCCACAGCCAGATGAAAGCAGGGTGCTGA